A single window of Cheilinus undulatus linkage group 12, ASM1832078v1, whole genome shotgun sequence DNA harbors:
- the gltpd2b gene encoding glycolipid transfer protein domain-containing protein 2 has protein sequence MGVKSKAAAAILVLLLFLGSLWLHGGLDYHWDSCLKGYNQANKLHQLYNSSGAEGAEGRQVLESCPGQTFQVSLLLSHLLAAPAYDSDVLLQPYLASWDELVRFMEALGSMVGLISKEIETKTSIIRQLARLSEESPEAELVDVNSVNPVSTELGTTNDPEASRHTGAYHSVHSMIAAELNRGLVDFKLQTDSGCRTLLRLHRALLWLKLFLQKLAETPVTGRLRSPSELCREAYQSTLANHHTWYVRRAAELAFIAMPERGFFFRLVCVQDQEGLSMVLNRVVQAIGEVYDRTQKALEENGMLDLP, from the exons ATGGGTGTGAAGAGCAAGGCTGCTGCTGCTATCTTAGTCCTGCTGCTCTTCCTGGGCTCCCTGTGGCTCC ATGGAGGTTTGGATTACCACTGGGATTCTTGCTTAAAAGGTTATAACCAAGCGAATAAG CTCCACCAGCTGTACAACAGCAGTGGAGCCGAAGGAGCTGAGGGCCGGCAGGTCCTAGAGTCGTGCCCTGGCCAGACCTTCCAGGTGTCGCTGCTGCTCAGCCACCTGCTGGCTGCTCCGGCCTACGACTCCGACGTGCTCCTGCAGCCGTATCTGGCCAGCTGGGATGAACTCGTGAG ATTCATGGAAGCTCTCGGCTCGATGGTGGGGCTGATATCAAAGGAAATAGAAACTAAGACTTCCATAATCCGCCAGCTGGCTCGGTTGTCTGAAGAGAGCCCTGAAGCAGAGCTggtagatgtaaactcagtaaACCCTGTGAGCACAGAGTTAGGGACTACGAATGATCCAGAGGCCTCACGGCACACCGGTGCCTACCACTCTGTGCACTCCATGATTGCGGCAGAGCTGAACCGAGGCCTTGTGGACTTTAAACTACAGACGGACTCTGGATGCCGGACTCTGCTGCGTCTGCACCGCGCTCTGCTCTGGCTGAAACTCTTCTTGCAGAAGCTGGCTGAGACGCCAGTGACTGGCCGACTCAGGAGCCCCTCAGAGCTTTGCCGCGAGGCCTACCAGAGCACGCTCGCCAATCACCACACCTGGTACGTACGGAGGGCCGCTGAGCTGGCCTTCATAGCCATGCCGGAGCGAGGTTTCTTCTTCAGATTGGTGTGTGTGCAGGACCAGGAGGGGCTCAGCATGGTGCTAAACAGAGTGGTTCAGGCTATTGGAGAGGTTTACGACAGGACGCAGAAAGCCCTGGAGGAAAATGGCATGCTGGACTTGCCATAG